In Oryza brachyantha chromosome 1, ObraRS2, whole genome shotgun sequence, the following are encoded in one genomic region:
- the LOC102720094 gene encoding insulin-degrading enzyme-like 1, peroxisomal — protein sequence MVAAAAAAAAGVEGNVEFIRARSDKREYRRVVLPNALECLLISDADTDKAAACMEVGVGSFSDPEGLEGLAHFLEHMLFYASEKYPGEQDYTKYITEHGGSCNAFTSSETTNFYFDVNVANFEEALDRFAQFFIKPLMSEDAVLREIKAVDSEHKKNLLSDGWRMYQLQKHLASKDHPYHKFSTGSWETLETKPKQRGLDIRQELLKFYENYSANLMHLVVYGKENLDCIQSCVDRLFSDIKNTDQRSFKCPGRPLSEEHLQLIVKAIPISEGDYLKISWPVTPDLHFYKEGPCRYLSHLIGHEGEGSIFHIIKELGWAMNLSAGEGSDSAEYSFFSISMRLTDAGHEHMEDIVGLVFKYIILLKENGIHEWIFDELVAINETEFHYQDKVHPISYVTDTVSTMRLFPPEEWLVGASLPSKYAPNRINMVLDELSAERVRILWKSKKFKGSTDSVEPWYSTAYSVENITPSTIKEWIQKAPTEKLHIPKPNIFIPKDLSLKEMLEKVKFPVILRKTPLSQLWYKPDTLFSTPKVHIIIDFHCPLSSHSPEAVVSTSLFVDLLEDYLNAYAYDARIAGLFYSIDRTSAGFQVSVGGYNDKMRILLDAIMKHISNFEVKPNRFCALKETAVKDYKNFNFCQPYSQASYYLSLILEDQKWPLFEKLEALSKLDSDTLAKFIPHLLSKTFLECYIHGNIEPNEATSIVQEIEDTIFNTPNSVFKSMHPSQYLIKRVIMLENELKCYYQIEGLNQKNENSSVVQYIQVHLDDALSNIKLQLFSLIASQPAFNQLRTVEQLGYIAGLSLRSDCGVCALEVVIQSTVKDPSHLDARVDAFFKMFESKIHELSDKDFKRNVESLIDSKLEKFKNLWEESHFYWGEIEAGTLKFDRVESEVALLRELRKEEFIEFFDQYIRVGAPQRKTVSVQVFGGKHLAEFKAAIAEVDPPKTYRITDIFGFKRSRPLYPSLKGGPGRITMD from the exons atggtggcggcggcggcggcggcagcggcgggtgTGGAGGGCAATGTGGAGTTCATCCGCGCGCGCAGCGACAAGCGGGAGTACCGCCGGGTGGTGCTCCCCAACGCGCTGGAGTGCCTCCTCATCAGCGACGCCGACACCGACAAG gcggcggcgtgcatGGAGGTCGGCGTGGGCTCGTTCAGCGACCCGGAGGGGCTCGAGGGCCTCGCCCACTTCCTCG AGCATATGCTATTTTATGCCAGTGAGAAATACCCTGGTGAACAAGATTACACGAAGTATATCACAGAG CATGGTGGCTCTTGCAATGCGTTTACAAGTTCGGAGACAACAAATTTCTATTTTGATGTCAATGTGGCCAATTTTGAAGAAGCGTTAGATag ATTTGCACAGTTTTTTATTAAGCCTTTGATGTCGGAAGATGCTGTTCTTAGAGAGATTAAGGCTGTTGATTCTG AACACAAGAAAAATTTGTTGTCTGATGGATGGAGAATGTATCAG CTCCAAAAACATCTGGCTTCAAAGGATCACCCTTATCATAAATTCAGTACTG GGAGTTGGGAAACGCtagaaacaaaaccaaaacagAGGGGACTGGACATTAGACAGGAGCTTCTGAAGTTTTATGAGAATTATTCAGCAAACCTTATGCACCTTGTTGTTTATGGAAAAG agAACCTTGATTGCATCCAAAGCTGTGTTGATCGCTTGTTTAGTGACATCAAAAACACTGATCAGAGAAGCTTCAAATGCCCAGGTCGACCTCTTTCAGAGGAACATTTGCAG CTTATTGTCAAAGCAATCCCAATATCCGAAGGTGATTATCTAAAGATATCATGGCCAGTTACACCTGACTTACACTTTTACAAAGAAGGCCCTTGCCGTTATCTCAGTCATCTAATTGGGCATGAAGGCGAGGGATCCATCTTCCATATTATAAAGGAACTAG GTTGGGCTATGAATTTGTCGGCTGGGGAGGGCAGTGACAGTGCTGAGTACTCCTTTTTCTCAATTAGCATGAGGCTGACTGATGCTGGTCATG AACACATGGAAGACATCGTTGGATTGGTcttcaaatatattattttactaaAAGAAAATGGCATCCATGAGTGGATCTTTGATGAG CTTGTGGCGATAAATGAAACGGAATTCCACTATCAGGACAAAGTCCATCCAATCAGCTATGTGACAGATACTGTCTCAACGATGCGG TTATTCCCACCAGAAGAATGGCTGGTTGGAGCATCATTGCCGTCCAAGTATGCTCCAAATAGAATAAATATGGTACTTGATGAGTTGTCAGCTGAAAGAGTAAG GATACTCTggaaatctaaaaaatttaaaggaTCTACTGATTCTGTTGAGCCATGGTATAGTACAGCATATTCTGTTGAAAATATCACTCCTTCTACGATAAAG GAATGGATTCAAAAAGCTCCTACTGAGAAGCTCCATATCCCAAAGCCTAATATTTTCATTCCAAAAGATTTATCACTTAAAGAAATGCTTGAAAAG GTTAAATTTCCAGTAATACTGAGAAAGACACCGCTTTCACAGTTGTGGTATAAGCCCGACACACTGTTCTCCACTCCAAAGGTTCACATTATAATTGATTTCCACTGTCCATTGTCAAGCCATTCCCCTGAAGCAGTTGTCTCGACTAGTCTATTTGTTGATCTGTTAGAAGATTACTTGAATGCATATG CCTATGATGCTCGAATTGCtggtttgttttattcaatagATCGCACGTCTGCTGGATTCCAG GTCTCAGTAGGTGGTTACAATGACAAGATGCGGATTCTGCTAGATGCCATTATGAAGCATATATCTAACTTTGAAGTTAAACCAAACAGGTTTTGTGCCTTGAAG GAAACTGCTGTCAAGGATTACAAAAATTTCAACTTCTGCCAACCATACTCTCAAGCTTCATACTATCTATCCTTGATATTGGAGGATCAAAAATGGCCTTTATTTGAGAAACTTGAGGCTCTTTCTAAGCTTGATTCAGATACTCTTGCAAAGTTCATACCACATTTGTTATCGAAGACATTTTTGGAATGCTATATTCACG GGAACATCGAACCAAATGAGGCTACCTCTATTGTACAGGAGATTGAAGATACTATATTCAATACCCCTAACTCAGTGTTCAAATCCATGCATCCATCACAATATCTGATTAAAAGGGTTATCATGCTTGAAAATGAGTTAAAGTGCTACTACCAAATTGAAGGCTTAAATCAGAAGAATGAGAACTCATCAGTGGTTCAATATATTCAG GTACATCTGGACGATGCCCTTTCAAATATCAAACTTCAGCTGTTCTCTTTAATTGCAAGCCAACCTGCCTTCAACCAGCTGCGAACTGTTGAGCAACTTGGCTATATAGCAGGACTTTCGCTAAG ATCTGATTGTGGAGTCTGCGCGCTCGAGGTTGTCATTCAGTCCACAGTAAAG GACCCTTCACATCTTGATGCTAGAGTCGATGCATTCTTCAAGATGTTTGAAAGCAAAATCCATGAACTATCAGACAAGGATTTTAAG AGAAATGTAGAATCACTTATCGATTCGAAACTGGAGAAATTCAAAAATCTGTGGGAGGAATCCCATTTCTATTGGGGGGAGATTGAGGCAGGAACTCTCAAGTTTGATAGGGTCGAATCCGAG GTGGCTCTCCTAAGAGAGCTCAGGAAAGAAGAATTCATCGAATTTTTTGATCAGTATATAAGAGTTGGTGCGCCTCAAAGGAAAACAGTAAGCGTGCAGGTCTTCGGCGGCAAACATTTGGCAGAGTTCAAGGCAGCCATTGCCGAAGTTGATCCACCCAAAACTTACCGAATCACGGATATATTCGGCTTCAAGCGATCCAGGCCTCTGTACCCGTCATTGAAGGGAGGGCCAGGTCGGATCACCATGGACTGA
- the LOC102720376 gene encoding L-type lectin-domain containing receptor kinase IX.1-like translates to MLSTVAYLFQGSPGRALSAMAISVAAGVPFLLFVALLSLPPGAAAAFSFTYNFTSSDTAPSGIAFQGDAFFNKFIRLTRDERIGPITSSAGRAYFSRPVPLCDPVSRRPASFSTAFSFSIAAPDPSAASGDGLAFFLSPFPSVLPNSSAGGLLGLFNSSARGDGRGHPRRPLVAVEFDTYKNEWDPSDDHVGVDLGGIVSAATVDWPTSMKDGRRAHARVEYDGKAKNLTVALSYGDAAPTDALLWYSVDLMEYLPDAVAVGFSATTGEAAELHQVLYWEFTSSIDPKEETVILWVVLGLCGLLLVLVVAGVLWFVTQWRKAGELAGGGIDDEMGYDELADEEFFVESGPRRFRYSDLAAATKNFSDERKLGQGGFGGVYRGFLKELGLAVAIKRVSKGSTQGRKEYAAEVRIISQLRHRHLVRLVGWCHEHRGDFLLVYELMPNGSVDHHLYGGKQGAAAPPPLSWPTRYNVALGLASALLYLHEECPQCVVHRDIKPSNVMLDAAFGAKLGDFGLAKLVEHGSQPRTTVLAGTLGYLAPECVVTGRASRESDVYSFGVVALEIACGRRPTELDEEPSNARLVPWVWELYGKKTILAAADRRLNGKFDLEQMERLMVVGLWCAHPDYAHRPSVRQALNVLKFEAPLPLLPPKMPVPSYFPPPDLAAPVSVAGTSSTECTGVSQCGSSGSNPVGSEINDRRIDP, encoded by the coding sequence ATGTTAAGTACAGTAGCGTATCTTTTCCAAGGCTCGCCTGGGAGGGCCCTCTCCGCCATGgcgatctccgtcgccgccggcgtccccttcctcctcttcgtGGCCCTGCTGTCGCTGCcgcccggcgccgcggcggccttcTCCTTCACCTACAACTTCACCTCATCGGACACGGCGCCGTCGGGCATCGCGTTCCAGGGCGACGCCTTCTTCAACAAGTTCATCCGCCTCACCCGCGACGAGCGCATCGGCCCCATCACCAGCAGCGCCGGGCGGGCCTACTTCTCGCGCCCCGTCCCGCTCTGCGACCCCGTCTCCCGCCGCCCGGCCTCCTTCTCCAccgccttctccttctccatcGCCGCCCCCGACCCCTCCGCGGCCTCCGGCGACGGGCtcgccttcttcctctccccttTCCCCTCCGTGCTCCCCAACAGCTCCGCCGGCGGTCTCCTAGGTCTCTTcaactcctccgcccgcgGGGACGGCCGGGGGCACCCGCGGcgcccgctcgtcgccgtcgaatTCGACACCTACAAGAACGAGTGGGACCCCAGCGACGACCACGTCGGCGTTGACCTCGGCGGGatcgtctccgccgccaccgtcgactGGCCCACCAGCATGAAGGACGGCCGGAGGGCCCACGCCCGCGTCGAGTACGACGGCAAGGCCAAGAACCTCACCGTCGCGCTCTCCTACGGCGACGCAGCCCCGACGGACGCCCTTCTCTGGTACTCCGTCGACCTGATGGAGTACCTtcccgacgccgtcgccgtcggcttcTCGGCCACCACGGGCGAGGCCGCCGAGCTGCACCAGGTGCTGTACTGGGAGTTCACCTCCAGCATCGACCCCAAGGAGGAGACGGTAATCCTGTGGGTGGTGTTAGGATTGTGCGGTTTGCTTCTCGTGCTCGTCGTCGCAGGCGTGCTCTGGTTTGTGACGCAATGGAGGAAAGCCGGAGAGCTCGCCGGTGGCGGCATCGACGACGAAATGGGGTACGACGAGCTCGCTGACGAGGAGTTCTTCGTGGAGAGCGGGCCGAGGCGGTTCCGGTACAGCGACcttgcggcggcgacgaagaatTTCTCCGACGAGAGGAAGCTCGGGCAGGGCGGCTTCGGTGGGGTGTACCGGGGGTTCCTCAAGGAGCTCGGGTTGGCGGTGGCGATCAAGAGGGTGTCCAAGGGCTCGACGCAGGGGCGGAAGGAGTACGCGGCGGAGGTGCGCATCATCAGCCAgctgcgccaccgccacctcgtcCGCCTCGTCGGGTGGTGCCACGAGCACCGCGGCGACTTCCTGCTGGTATACGAGCTCATGCCCAACGGCAGCGTCGACCACCACCTCTACGGCGGCAAGCagggcgccgcggcgccgccgccgctctcatGGCCGACGCGGTACAACGTCGCGCTGGGCCTCGCGTCGGCGCTGCTCTACCTCCACGAGGAGTGCCCGCAGTGCGTGGTGCACCGCGACATCAAGCCGAGCAACGTCATGCTCGACGCCGCCTTCGGCGCCAAGCTCGGCGACTTCGGCCTCGCGAAGCTCGTCGAGCACGGCAGCCAGCCGCGCACCACCGTGCTGGCCGGCACGCTGGGCTACCTGGCGCCGGAGTGCGTCGTCACGGGCAGGGCCAGCCGGGAGTCGgacgtgtacagcttcggCGTCGTGGCGCTGGAGATCGCGTGCGGCCGCCGCCCCACGGAGCTCGACGAGGAGCCGAGCAATGCGAGGCTGGTGCCGTGGGTGTGGGAGCTGTACGGCAAGAAGACCATTCTTGCAGCGGCGGACCGGAGGCTCAACGGCAAGTTCGATCTGGAGCAGATGGAGCGGCTTATGGTGGTAGGATTGTGGTGCGCTCACCCCGACTACGCGCACCGGCCGAGCGTCAGGCAGGCGCTGAACGTGCTCAAGTTCGAGGCGCCGCTGCCATTGCTGCCGCCGAAGATGCCGGTGCCGTCGTACTTCCCGCCGCCGGACTTGGCTGCTCCGGTGTCCGTCGCGGGAACGTCGAGCACGGAATGCACGGGCGTTAGTCAGTGTGGATCCTCGGGGTCCAATCCCGTAGGATCGGAGATCAATGATAGACGAATTGATCCATGA